One segment of Paenibacillus sp. FSL R7-0337 DNA contains the following:
- a CDS encoding DUF5107 domain-containing protein has protein sequence MKHTGSGKMPEAGGGNTDFAGNGDNTYNAGNADNADRVQVRETCVIIPTYEAGAADPNPMFLEKRVYQGSSGRVYPHPVIESISDVKQDRVYKLIILENEYLRIEIMPELGGRIYRALDKTNNYDFVYYNRVIKPALVGLAGPWISGGIEFNWPQHHRPNTFGPVEYKLEAALDGSAAVWVSEIDRMYGTKVTAAFRLYPGRAYLEARAQCYNRTPQAQTFLWWANPAVAVNDQTQSVFPPDVTAVFDHGKRDVSRFPIATGTYYKQDYSEGVDISRYKNIPVPTSYMAYKSDYNFVGGYDHGVQAGLLHVADHHISPGKKQWTWGNGEFGQAWDRQLTDEDGPYIELMTGVYTDNQPDFTWLQPYEEKSFIQYFMPYKGIGLVKNASVDAAVNLEVDAVSAQAVVKVYVTSQLAQAVIRLSGAAGEYLRETADLSPAEAIERTVILHHGEQEHNLKLTVHSAEGRLLVAYQPKRPEIERIPEAAKPLAAPEELRSTEELYLAGLHLEQYRHATFEPEAYYLEGLKRDCGDIRLNVAYGTLLLRRGQYAQSEPLFRRAIERLTSRNPNPYDSEAYYQLGVALRGQNRLDEAFAAYYKAVWSAAWQDAGYFSLAQIACQRGRYTESLELVERSLIGNARNYKARNLKSALLRRLGRPQQARGFASETVQLDPADFGAYNELVLALAALDDPAAAEEALIELERLMRGDAHNYLNLMADYIGCGLYAEALAVGERGAQRGRSDPQSEPGLELESESVYPMLHYALGECYERTGQGEQAREARSKGQAACPLHCFPNTLSELDWLLSAIRANPLDDKAHYYLGNLYYDKKRPEEAAASWERSRELRGDFAIVHRNLALAYYNKQNNPEAALASLEQAFACAPQDARILYELDQLRKKLAWSAGERLGHLEAQCNLVAQRDDLYIEYVTLLNQLERYDEAVRALSSRNFHPWEGGEGKVTGQYQFAHSGLGRQALDIGQFEAALEHFRLALAYPHNLGEGRLEGAQENNIHYALGRVYEGLQQEEEAERCYRAASQGLSEPASAVFYNDQPPEMIFYQGLAWLRLQEPMEAKRRFNRLIDYAERHLFDDIKLDYFAVSLPDFLVFEDDLNRRNVIHCRYMRGLGLLGLGRYEAAVSELDLALDLDPNHQGAGVHRRMAGSALNRGQF, from the coding sequence ATGAAGCATACAGGTAGCGGTAAGATGCCGGAGGCAGGCGGGGGGAACACAGACTTCGCTGGCAATGGGGACAACACGTATAATGCGGGCAACGCGGACAACGCGGACCGGGTGCAGGTACGGGAGACCTGTGTGATTATACCAACCTATGAAGCGGGGGCTGCTGATCCAAATCCTATGTTTCTGGAGAAAAGAGTCTATCAGGGGAGCTCGGGGCGTGTATACCCTCATCCCGTGATCGAGAGCATCTCGGATGTGAAGCAGGATAGGGTGTACAAGCTGATTATTCTGGAGAATGAATATCTGCGCATAGAGATCATGCCGGAGCTTGGAGGGCGGATCTACCGGGCGCTGGACAAGACGAATAACTATGATTTTGTCTACTATAACCGCGTAATCAAGCCTGCGCTGGTCGGCCTTGCGGGTCCCTGGATCTCCGGGGGCATTGAGTTCAACTGGCCGCAGCATCACCGCCCGAATACGTTCGGGCCCGTAGAATATAAGCTTGAGGCTGCTCTGGATGGGAGCGCTGCCGTATGGGTGAGCGAGATTGACCGGATGTACGGGACGAAGGTTACCGCTGCATTCAGACTCTATCCAGGGAGAGCCTATTTGGAGGCCCGGGCCCAGTGCTATAACCGGACGCCGCAGGCGCAGACCTTCCTCTGGTGGGCCAATCCGGCGGTTGCGGTCAATGATCAGACGCAGTCTGTTTTTCCGCCTGATGTTACAGCCGTCTTCGACCATGGAAAAAGGGATGTATCACGGTTCCCTATTGCGACCGGTACCTACTACAAACAGGATTATTCGGAAGGCGTGGACATCTCCCGCTACAAGAATATTCCGGTTCCGACCTCTTATATGGCCTATAAGTCGGATTATAATTTCGTCGGCGGATATGATCACGGCGTCCAGGCGGGGCTGCTGCATGTGGCTGATCATCATATCTCACCGGGAAAGAAGCAATGGACCTGGGGGAACGGGGAGTTCGGTCAGGCCTGGGACCGCCAGCTGACCGATGAAGACGGGCCTTATATTGAACTCATGACGGGCGTGTACACCGATAATCAGCCTGACTTCACCTGGCTGCAGCCGTATGAGGAGAAGAGCTTCATCCAGTATTTCATGCCGTATAAAGGCATCGGTCTGGTGAAAAATGCCTCGGTAGACGCTGCGGTCAATCTGGAAGTTGATGCGGTATCAGCTCAGGCGGTGGTGAAGGTATACGTGACCTCACAGCTTGCACAGGCTGTTATCCGCTTAAGCGGTGCCGCTGGCGAGTATCTGCGGGAGACTGCAGATTTGTCCCCGGCAGAGGCTATAGAGCGTACGGTCATACTGCACCATGGAGAGCAGGAGCATAACCTCAAGCTGACGGTCCATAGTGCAGAGGGCAGGCTGCTGGTCGCCTATCAGCCGAAGCGGCCGGAGATCGAGCGCATCCCCGAGGCGGCGAAGCCGCTGGCAGCGCCGGAAGAGCTGCGTTCAACAGAGGAGCTATATCTGGCCGGCCTGCATCTGGAGCAGTACCGGCATGCCACCTTTGAGCCGGAGGCCTATTATCTGGAGGGGCTTAAGCGGGACTGCGGGGATATCCGGCTGAATGTAGCGTATGGAACGCTGCTGCTCCGCCGCGGGCAATATGCGCAGAGTGAGCCTTTGTTCCGCCGCGCCATTGAACGTCTGACCTCGCGTAATCCTAACCCGTATGACAGCGAAGCCTATTACCAGTTGGGGGTTGCCCTGCGCGGCCAGAACCGTCTGGATGAGGCTTTTGCCGCTTATTACAAGGCGGTATGGTCGGCAGCCTGGCAGGATGCGGGGTATTTCTCACTTGCTCAGATTGCCTGCCAGCGGGGCCGGTATACCGAGTCGCTGGAGCTGGTGGAGCGTTCGCTGATCGGCAATGCGCGTAATTATAAGGCGAGGAACCTTAAGTCTGCTCTCCTGCGCAGACTTGGCCGGCCGCAGCAGGCGAGAGGATTCGCCAGTGAGACTGTGCAGCTTGATCCTGCTGATTTTGGCGCCTATAACGAACTTGTCCTGGCTCTTGCAGCACTGGATGACCCTGCTGCGGCAGAAGAGGCGCTGATAGAATTAGAGCGGCTTATGCGTGGTGACGCACACAACTACCTTAATCTTATGGCGGATTATATAGGCTGCGGACTGTATGCGGAAGCTCTTGCTGTAGGAGAGAGAGGGGCCCAGCGGGGCAGATCCGACCCTCAATCTGAACCCGGACTAGAATTAGAATCCGAATCGGTCTATCCAATGCTGCATTATGCCCTTGGCGAATGTTATGAACGTACGGGACAAGGCGAGCAGGCACGGGAGGCCCGTAGCAAGGGGCAAGCGGCCTGTCCGCTGCACTGCTTCCCGAACACGCTGTCCGAGCTTGACTGGCTGTTAAGCGCCATTCGGGCGAATCCCCTGGATGATAAGGCCCACTACTATCTCGGCAATCTCTATTATGACAAGAAGCGGCCGGAGGAAGCGGCGGCGAGCTGGGAACGTTCGCGTGAACTGAGAGGGGATTTCGCCATCGTTCACCGCAATTTGGCCCTGGCCTATTACAACAAGCAGAATAATCCTGAGGCGGCGCTTGCTTCACTGGAGCAGGCCTTCGCCTGTGCGCCGCAGGATGCGCGGATTCTGTATGAGCTGGATCAGCTGCGCAAGAAGCTCGCCTGGTCTGCCGGGGAACGACTGGGTCATCTAGAGGCACAGTGCAATTTGGTGGCGCAGCGGGATGATCTGTATATCGAATATGTTACGCTGCTTAACCAGCTTGAGCGCTATGACGAAGCGGTTAGGGCATTAAGCTCGCGTAACTTCCATCCCTGGGAGGGAGGAGAGGGTAAGGTGACCGGGCAATACCAATTCGCCCACAGCGGCCTTGGCAGACAGGCGCTGGATATCGGGCAATTTGAAGCTGCGCTTGAGCATTTCCGGCTGGCCCTGGCCTATCCGCATAATCTGGGCGAAGGGAGGCTGGAAGGGGCGCAGGAGAATAATATTCATTATGCTCTTGGCCGGGTATACGAAGGGCTTCAGCAGGAAGAAGAGGCTGAGCGCTGCTACAGGGCGGCCTCACAAGGTCTGTCGGAGCCGGCAAGTGCAGTGTTCTACAATGACCAGCCGCCGGAGATGATTTTCTACCAGGGGCTGGCCTGGCTGAGGCTTCAGGAGCCGATGGAGGCGAAACGCCGCTTCAATCGATTGATTGATTATGCCGAGCGTCATCTCTTCGACGATATCAAGCTGGATTATTTCGCTGTGTCGCTGCCGGATTTCCTGGTGTTTGAGGATGACCTTAACCGGCGCAATGTCATTCATTGCCGCTATATGCGGGGCCTCGGGCTTCTCGGGCTGGGCCGGTATGAAGCAGCGGTATCAGAGCTGGATCTAGCCCTTGACCTGGACCCTAATCATCAGGGAGCCGGGGTTCACAGACGGATGGCCGGCAGTGCCCTGAACCGGGGACAATTCTAA
- a CDS encoding glycoside hydrolase family 2, with protein sequence MHTTGRHTIILDEDWCFQADTAGIGEHEEWQITGLPAPRKVAVPHTWNVEEGLEEHRGAGWYEYSISIPEAWSSSRFRLHFEAVYRDVVVWVNGRKAGSHVNSGYTAFELEVTAHILHGKENRITVKADNSPSAQALPQDLSFDWADDGGIIRPVQLIVTGQTAVKHIRVFPEVRFGSGHQQASGRLLAEVQLCGPSASATIGATIFKDGAQIWEDHRPLPPQCANWQLAEMEWLPVELWHFDHPHLYQLQLTIHEGGQLHDEVTVNFGFREIVVKGQELWLNREPVRLMGAEWMPGSNPVVGMAEKREDLSAMLERLKEANAVITRFHWQQGNELLDWCDHNGILVQEEIPHWQQPAEPDQHTFAVALSQAKEMIRGHSHHPCIFAWGMGNELDGQSETTLRYMEQLKQEINKLDSQRLINYVSNTVHLQPCSDATGAGDLLMWNDYIGTWHGELDEDEVIRQILADYPDKPVVVAEYGLCEPVYEGGDPRRTEILMHKTELYRKYPQFAALIFFSLNDYRTQMGEDGQGRWKQRVHGSVDVHNRVKPSFAALREIASPLLLADAPVLKERELEITLKCRKYIPSYAVQGYYVTLSTDGVEGATQVIPDMQPGEVLTLSHKLPDAPVTELTLTVYRPNGFSVLELGLGQ encoded by the coding sequence ATGCATACAACAGGACGGCATACGATTATTCTGGACGAAGACTGGTGTTTTCAGGCGGACACAGCAGGTATAGGGGAGCATGAGGAATGGCAGATTACAGGCTTGCCAGCCCCAAGGAAGGTTGCGGTTCCGCATACCTGGAATGTGGAGGAAGGTCTGGAGGAGCACCGGGGGGCCGGGTGGTATGAGTATAGCATCAGTATTCCTGAGGCGTGGAGCAGCAGCCGGTTCCGCCTGCATTTTGAAGCCGTCTACCGTGATGTGGTAGTCTGGGTCAATGGCCGCAAGGCTGGTTCGCATGTCAACTCAGGGTATACTGCCTTTGAGCTGGAGGTGACTGCGCATATTCTGCATGGCAAGGAGAACCGGATTACGGTAAAAGCGGATAATTCCCCGTCCGCTCAGGCGCTTCCGCAAGACTTAAGCTTCGACTGGGCGGATGATGGAGGGATCATCCGGCCTGTACAGCTTATAGTGACCGGGCAAACGGCCGTCAAGCATATCCGCGTCTTCCCGGAAGTCCGGTTTGGATCCGGGCACCAGCAGGCGTCCGGCCGGTTGCTGGCAGAAGTGCAGCTATGCGGACCCTCTGCTTCAGCAACAATAGGGGCCACTATTTTCAAGGACGGAGCACAAATCTGGGAGGATCACCGCCCCCTGCCTCCGCAATGCGCGAACTGGCAACTTGCAGAGATGGAGTGGTTACCGGTAGAGCTGTGGCATTTCGATCACCCGCACCTCTACCAGCTTCAGCTCACTATCCATGAGGGCGGACAGCTTCATGACGAGGTAACCGTCAATTTCGGGTTCCGCGAGATTGTGGTCAAAGGGCAAGAGCTATGGCTGAACCGCGAGCCTGTCCGCCTGATGGGCGCAGAATGGATGCCGGGTTCTAACCCTGTGGTTGGCATGGCCGAGAAGCGGGAGGATCTCAGCGCGATGCTGGAGCGGCTGAAGGAGGCGAATGCTGTGATCACGCGCTTCCACTGGCAGCAGGGCAATGAGCTGCTGGACTGGTGTGACCACAACGGCATTCTTGTGCAGGAGGAAATCCCGCATTGGCAGCAGCCGGCGGAGCCGGATCAGCACACGTTCGCGGTAGCCTTATCCCAGGCGAAGGAGATGATCCGCGGCCATTCCCATCATCCGTGTATCTTCGCCTGGGGAATGGGGAATGAGCTGGACGGGCAGTCGGAGACTACCCTCCGGTACATGGAGCAGCTGAAGCAGGAGATCAATAAGCTGGATTCACAGCGGCTGATTAACTATGTGAGCAACACGGTCCACCTGCAGCCGTGTAGTGATGCTACGGGAGCCGGGGATCTGTTGATGTGGAATGACTATATCGGAACCTGGCACGGCGAGCTGGATGAGGATGAGGTTATCCGGCAGATTCTGGCCGATTACCCGGATAAGCCGGTGGTGGTGGCTGAATATGGCCTATGCGAGCCGGTCTACGAAGGCGGAGACCCTAGAAGAACAGAGATCCTTATGCACAAAACAGAGCTATACCGCAAGTATCCCCAGTTTGCAGCCCTGATCTTTTTCAGTCTGAATGATTACCGCACGCAAATGGGAGAAGACGGGCAGGGAAGATGGAAGCAGCGGGTTCATGGTTCGGTGGATGTGCATAACCGGGTGAAGCCCTCTTTTGCCGCATTGCGTGAGATAGCTTCACCGCTCCTGCTCGCAGATGCCCCTGTGCTGAAGGAACGTGAGCTTGAAATTACCCTGAAATGCCGGAAGTATATTCCCAGTTATGCTGTGCAGGGTTATTATGTAACACTGTCTACAGATGGCGTGGAAGGAGCGACACAGGTGATTCCTGATATGCAGCCGGGAGAGGTCCTCACCCTAAGCCACAAGCTGCCTGATGCTCCTGTAACGGAGTTGACACTAACGGTCTATCGTCCGAACGGCTTCAGCGTGCTGGAGCTGGGATTGGGACAGTAG
- a CDS encoding cellulase-like family protein translates to MDTVLSRLPRKLTLTMWDFSWYTMTLPGEPYHDLAARCREAADRGYNTIRICAMPFLLFTEEGKRPGPLYFGSLGEVGQRTRWYNCRGGAELDGHAHLLELFRQAKAHGLYIMLSSWEYQQSPSFLAYPALRDELAAIAPAERFMTLARSMNQLIRYIKAEGFASQIVYAELHNEVEFGQLTAVGTEQGIGAADTPRLVEAMQPYIEAAVGYLREQHPDILITASYTLNEAYPKAYVARNLQVAHYHLYIKGVLNELMDAAGLNDDEVPFPNAFVRSMLREEAPPFGEWTLPAGQEWRMEGNPVGMKLIYLHDWADPDLWDLYLYDRYGAHKLAMLQKADMRLEEAQEWAAHSGLPVVIGEGYVGYTPLLAGFEEGPVGKFIAEYALRKGMALGFWGMTLCSNCAPHHPFWQDAAWQQRWNRYILEAE, encoded by the coding sequence ATGGATACAGTGCTGAGCAGGCTGCCGCGCAAGCTTACCCTAACCATGTGGGATTTCTCCTGGTATACGATGACCTTGCCGGGCGAGCCTTATCATGATCTGGCGGCAAGATGCAGGGAAGCAGCGGACAGAGGGTACAACACCATCCGGATCTGTGCGATGCCGTTCCTGTTGTTCACGGAGGAAGGCAAACGCCCCGGACCGCTGTACTTCGGCAGTCTGGGGGAAGTAGGTCAACGTACCCGCTGGTACAACTGCCGCGGCGGTGCCGAGCTGGACGGGCATGCGCATCTGCTGGAGCTGTTCAGACAGGCCAAGGCGCACGGACTCTATATTATGCTGTCTTCCTGGGAATATCAGCAGAGCCCCAGCTTCCTGGCTTATCCCGCGCTGCGGGATGAGCTGGCTGCAATTGCTCCCGCAGAGCGGTTCATGACCCTGGCCCGGTCGATGAACCAGCTAATCAGGTACATTAAGGCGGAGGGTTTTGCCAGTCAGATTGTCTATGCCGAGCTGCATAATGAAGTCGAATTCGGACAGCTTACCGCTGTGGGCACAGAGCAGGGAATCGGCGCAGCGGATACGCCCAGGCTGGTGGAGGCCATGCAGCCTTATATTGAGGCAGCTGTAGGGTATCTTCGGGAACAGCATCCCGATATTCTAATCACGGCCAGCTATACGCTGAACGAAGCTTATCCGAAGGCATATGTAGCCCGTAATTTGCAGGTGGCCCACTATCATCTCTATATTAAAGGCGTGCTGAATGAGCTTATGGACGCGGCGGGGTTGAATGATGATGAGGTGCCTTTTCCAAATGCCTTTGTCCGGTCTATGCTGAGGGAAGAGGCCCCGCCCTTCGGGGAATGGACCCTGCCCGCAGGGCAGGAGTGGCGGATGGAGGGCAATCCGGTGGGGATGAAGCTGATCTATCTGCATGACTGGGCCGACCCTGATCTATGGGATCTCTATCTGTATGACCGTTACGGAGCCCACAAGCTGGCGATGCTGCAAAAAGCGGACATGCGCCTGGAAGAAGCGCAGGAATGGGCTGCACATTCGGGCCTGCCGGTGGTGATCGGCGAAGGCTATGTCGGCTATACCCCGCTGCTTGCAGGCTTCGAGGAGGGGCCGGTCGGGAAGTTCATTGCCGAGTATGCGCTACGTAAGGGGATGGCCCTGGGCTTCTGGGGCATGACGCTGTGCTCCAACTGTGCGCCGCATCATCCGTTCTGGCAGGATGCGGCTTGGCAGCAGCGGTGGAACCGCTACATTCTTGAAGCGGAGTAG
- a CDS encoding DUF488 domain-containing protein, producing the protein MGEPSGGEAADAPYSIGLKRIYEPADSGDGYRILVDRLWARGVTKEQAAIDEWMKEIAPSPALRKWFGHLPERFAAFKERYTMELEENPECAGLAEAIRERALEQRVTLVYAAKDPVHNHAKVLYEWLICG; encoded by the coding sequence ATGGGAGAGCCGTCCGGCGGGGAAGCCGCTGATGCTCCATACTCTATAGGTCTGAAGCGGATATACGAGCCTGCGGACTCCGGAGACGGATACCGGATTCTGGTGGACCGGCTGTGGGCGCGCGGAGTGACGAAGGAGCAGGCGGCCATTGACGAGTGGATGAAGGAGATCGCGCCAAGCCCGGCGCTGCGCAAGTGGTTCGGGCATCTGCCGGAGCGGTTCGCGGCATTCAAGGAACGGTATACTATGGAGCTGGAGGAGAATCCGGAATGCGCGGGGCTTGCGGAAGCGATCCGGGAGCGGGCGCTTGAACAGAGGGTCACGCTGGTCTATGCCGCGAAGGACCCGGTCCATAACCATGCGAAGGTACTCTATGAATGGCTGATCTGCGGTTAA
- the hmpA gene encoding NO-inducible flavohemoprotein — translation MLTQETRDIVKSTAPVLAEHGTTITTVFYRNLFEAHPELLNVFNHANQAQGRQQAALANAVYAAAVHIDNLENILPAVVQIAHKHVSLGIKPEHYPIVGEFLLKAIKEVLGDAATDEILSAWEAAYGVIADAFIGVEDSMYKEAREQDNGWNFFKPFTVVRKVEESGSITSFYLKPADGSNVPDYKPGQYISVRVLIPGEQYTMIRQYSLSQAPKPDEFRISVKREETNDPNGVVSVYLHNGVNEGDTVEVSAPAGEFLLDTSITTPVAFISGGVGITPMMSMLETVANVTPDRPVVFLHSARNESLAAFGKDIEKHAAALSNVKTRTFYSGGPDGVITGEILKSYVDVTGDAYVCGPVPFMEAMIGELRKLGMTEAQIHYEFFGPALQLSNA, via the coding sequence ATTTTAACACAAGAGACTCGTGACATTGTCAAATCCACAGCGCCAGTCCTGGCGGAGCACGGCACCACCATTACAACGGTGTTCTACCGGAATCTGTTCGAGGCCCACCCGGAGCTGCTGAATGTGTTCAACCACGCCAACCAGGCGCAAGGCCGCCAGCAGGCAGCACTGGCCAATGCGGTCTACGCAGCGGCAGTCCACATAGACAACCTTGAGAATATACTGCCGGCGGTGGTTCAGATCGCACACAAGCATGTCAGTCTCGGTATCAAGCCGGAGCATTACCCGATCGTCGGAGAATTCCTGCTGAAGGCCATCAAGGAGGTGCTGGGCGATGCCGCTACGGATGAGATCCTGAGTGCCTGGGAAGCCGCGTACGGAGTGATTGCTGATGCATTCATCGGTGTGGAAGACAGCATGTACAAGGAAGCGCGGGAACAGGACAACGGCTGGAACTTCTTTAAGCCTTTTACCGTGGTGCGTAAGGTTGAGGAGAGCGGCAGCATTACATCGTTCTATCTGAAACCGGCCGACGGCTCGAATGTACCAGACTATAAGCCGGGCCAGTACATCTCTGTCCGTGTGCTGATTCCTGGAGAGCAATACACCATGATCCGCCAATACAGCCTGTCCCAAGCGCCGAAGCCGGATGAGTTCCGCATCTCGGTGAAACGCGAGGAGACGAATGACCCGAATGGCGTGGTATCTGTCTATCTTCATAACGGAGTGAATGAGGGCGATACCGTTGAGGTGAGCGCTCCTGCCGGTGAGTTCCTGCTGGATACTTCTATAACTACCCCAGTAGCCTTTATCTCAGGCGGCGTAGGCATCACCCCTATGATGAGCATGCTCGAGACCGTGGCTAATGTAACACCGGACCGGCCGGTTGTCTTCCTCCACTCTGCACGGAACGAATCGCTTGCTGCCTTCGGTAAAGATATTGAGAAACATGCGGCGGCGCTGAGCAACGTCAAGACCAGAACCTTCTACTCCGGCGGACCGGATGGCGTGATTACCGGCGAAATTCTAAAGAGTTATGTAGATGTTACCGGAGATGCTTACGTGTGCGGGCCTGTTCCTTTTATGGAAGCCATGATTGGTGAACTGCGGAAGCTCGGAATGACCGAGGCTCAGATTCATTATGAGTTCTTCGGACCGGCGCTGCAGCTAAGCAACGCGTAG
- a CDS encoding Rrf2 family transcriptional regulator, translating to MRLTLYTDYSLRILMYLGAKQREELTTIQDISSAYGISKNHLMKVSHELGKAGYLETVRGRGGGIRLALAPEMINIGEVVRRMEDDFYLVECFNPTGGSCPISPVCRLKGVLGKALHAYLKVLDEYTLEDLLMNRDDLRAILQESGNGEELHNETN from the coding sequence ATGAGGCTGACGTTATATACCGATTATTCCCTGCGAATCCTCATGTATCTAGGAGCCAAGCAGCGGGAGGAGTTAACTACAATACAGGATATCTCTAGTGCCTACGGTATCTCCAAGAATCATCTGATGAAGGTCTCGCATGAACTCGGCAAGGCGGGTTATCTCGAAACAGTGAGAGGGCGCGGGGGAGGGATCAGGCTTGCGCTTGCGCCGGAGATGATCAATATCGGGGAGGTTGTGCGCCGGATGGAGGATGATTTCTATCTCGTGGAGTGCTTCAATCCCACAGGCGGCAGCTGCCCGATCTCTCCGGTGTGCAGACTCAAAGGCGTGCTGGGCAAGGCTCTGCACGCCTATCTGAAGGTGCTGGATGAGTATACGCTCGAGGATCTGCTGATGAATAGAGATGATCTGCGTGCTATTCTGCAGGAGAGCGGCAATGGAGAGGAGCTTCACAATGAAACTAATTAA
- a CDS encoding Ig-like domain-containing protein: MKLIKNILLVSVLTLSSVILVTIPTLVVYADQAVKVISISVASPSNALKPKQTFQLKPNVVTSPKGTNVKITYSSTNTKVATVNVSGLVTAVNPGKAIIYTSSGGKSTYAVINVASKTVSLSTGLWVEKKDIKNSEEQLLTDGAIYFELKSFKNNMLTGHFFSISSPPSNRIADVEIRTEIKNGKGVFSYTDDGWGNSGKGTVEIKGDNLLFGFKETKSDSSAMWNLGPFSVTLYKSNSGSNVGVSG; the protein is encoded by the coding sequence ATGAAACTAATTAAAAATATTCTACTGGTATCTGTTCTAACCCTGTCTTCTGTGATCTTGGTTACTATTCCAACTCTCGTGGTTTATGCAGATCAAGCGGTAAAAGTGATTTCAATATCGGTCGCAAGTCCGTCAAACGCATTGAAACCAAAACAGACATTTCAATTAAAGCCAAACGTAGTTACTTCACCCAAAGGTACAAATGTAAAGATTACATACTCTTCAACCAATACTAAGGTAGCAACGGTAAATGTGAGCGGTTTAGTAACGGCTGTCAATCCAGGAAAAGCAATCATATATACAAGCTCAGGCGGCAAAAGCACATATGCAGTAATCAATGTAGCTTCTAAGACAGTAAGTCTCAGTACAGGGCTGTGGGTAGAAAAGAAGGACATTAAAAATTCAGAAGAACAGCTGTTAACTGATGGTGCTATTTATTTCGAACTGAAAAGCTTCAAAAATAATATGCTGACCGGACATTTTTTCTCTATTAGTTCCCCTCCATCCAATCGGATAGCTGATGTTGAGATCAGAACAGAAATTAAGAATGGCAAAGGGGTTTTCTCCTACACTGATGATGGTTGGGGAAACAGCGGAAAAGGAACTGTAGAAATCAAAGGGGACAATCTTTTGTTCGGTTTCAAAGAGACCAAATCAGACAGCAGCGCAATGTGGAATCTCGGACCATTCAGCGTCACATTATATAAATCTAACAGCGGTTCGAACGTGGGGGTATCAGGATAA
- a CDS encoding hemerythrin domain-containing protein, with the protein MSGPSLRQLHAHHAIHQGGLSGAVAKTEEVEELLALKEVEVARQAADHLIEYWETRILSHADAEEDGFYQEMIAKNPALEEAVTRLKRDHELLRIIVQDVKSMLAEDGLTSEVLHQFHALLVVNAIHSRDEERLLFQEP; encoded by the coding sequence ATGTCAGGACCCTCACTACGCCAGCTGCATGCCCATCATGCCATACATCAGGGCGGGCTATCCGGCGCTGTAGCCAAGACAGAAGAAGTGGAAGAACTGCTGGCGCTTAAAGAAGTGGAGGTGGCCCGCCAGGCGGCTGACCACTTGATTGAGTACTGGGAGACGCGGATACTCAGCCATGCTGATGCGGAAGAAGACGGCTTCTATCAGGAGATGATTGCGAAGAATCCCGCTCTGGAAGAAGCCGTTACCCGGCTGAAGCGGGATCATGAGCTGCTGCGGATCATCGTGCAGGATGTCAAAAGTATGCTCGCCGAAGACGGCCTCACCTCAGAGGTGCTGCACCAGTTCCATGCGCTGCTGGTAGTGAATGCTATTCACAGCCGGGATGAAGAGCGGCTGCTGTTCCAGGAGCCGTAA